A stretch of the Aegilops tauschii subsp. strangulata cultivar AL8/78 chromosome 4, Aet v6.0, whole genome shotgun sequence genome encodes the following:
- the LOC141021696 gene encoding uncharacterized protein, producing the protein MQKCLLPQLGRNIHVYVDNIVVKTKQHLTLLDDLKETFANLREYKVKLNPENWLGERALPLYQLMKKTTPFEWNDQADEAFRDLKRMLSTAPVLAAPAEKEPLLLYIAATREGTTPLGEIIGCRDASGRVAKCALVLAGHTILYEPSTTIKSQALADFLVD; encoded by the exons ATGCAGAAATGCTTGCTGCCGCAACTCGGCCGCAATATCCACGTCTATGTGGACAacatcgtggtgaagaccaagcagcacctcacgctACTCGATGACCTGAAGGAGACCTTTGCCAACCTGCGCGAGTACAaggtcaagctcaacccggaaaa TTGGCTGGGCGAGAGGGCCTTGCCCTTAtatcagctgatgaagaagacgacgccgTTCGAATGGAACGACCAGGCCGACGAGGCTTTCAGGgacctcaagcgcatgctctccaccgcaccCGTCCTAGCCGCACCAGCTGAGAAGGAGCCGCTGCTGCTCTACATAGCCGCAACCAGAGAAGG CACGACCCCTCTCGGCGAAATCATCGGGTGCCGGGATGCCTCTGGCCGGGTCGCCAAGTGCGCGCTCGTgctagccggccacaccatcctctatGAGCCCAGCACTACGATCAAGTCCCAAGctctggccgacttcctcgtcgactag